One Nocardia huaxiensis genomic window, GCGCGGAACTCGGTTCCGTGCAGGCCATTTCGGCGGACCGGCTGATTGTCGTCCCGTTCGGGTACACCGGACCCGGACCGGTCGCCGTCGAGGGCCTGGAGGTCCTGGACTCGAAGCTGGGGGCGCTCGGATGACCTCCACCCGCCTCGGCTACCTGGTCCGTGAGGCCCGCGCCGCCGATATGCCCGGCGCCCGCAGTGTCATGCTGGACACCTTCTATCGCGTCTTCGGCTACGGCTATATGCCCGAACACCACGATGACGTGATCCATCCGGCCGCCGCCTATCTCGGCAACCCGCGCCAGCGGCTCTGGATCGCCGAGCATGAGGGAGAAGTGGTGGCCACCACCGCGATTCGCGCCCGCGGCCCCCGGCACCCACCGCACCCGCAGTGGCTGGTCGACCGCTACCCGGACGCCACGACCGCCCAGCTGTTCCGGGTCTACGTTCGTCCCGAGCATCAGCGGCAGGGCCTGGCCTCCGAATTGGTCCGGCACGCCATCGAATTCGTGCGCTGCGCCGCCGACTTCGACCGCCTGTACCTGCACACCGACACCAGAACCCCGGGCGCACTGGAGTTCTGGCAGACCTTCGGCGCCATCGTCCACGACGGTCGCGGCCCGGAGACGGTCTATCAGACCGTGCACCTGGAGATTCCGCTGTAGCGGGTCAGCTCAACCGGCTGGATTCGGACAGCAGTTCGGGCAGCCGGTCGAACCACTCCAGCACCGCCCGCTCGTATCGGATGCCGAAATCCAGGGTGGCCCGCTCGAACGGCGACATGCGCTGTTCGTCATGCCCGGACAGGTATCCGGCCAGCCGTTGTTCGTGGATGCCGCGATTGGCCGCGATGATCCGGTCCAGCCGATCGCGCTCCACGAACTCGCCGAACGACAGTGTGAGAAGCAGTGGCACGCGGATGGTTTCGGCCCCGGGATCGCGAGCGATCCACTCCGCGAAGGCGTCCCGGCCGTCCTCGGTGATGCGGTACGGGGTGCGGTCGCGCGCGCCGGTCTCGCCCTTCTCGACCAGGCCGTGCTGGTGCATGGTGGCGAGTTCGCGGTAGACCTGGCTCTGGGTGATGGTCCAGAAGTCGCCGATGCGGTCCTGGGCGAGCGCCACCAGATCCCACCCGGACATATCGCCCTGATGCAGGAATCCGAGTAGGGACGCGGCCGTCGAATTGAGCGGGCGTCGCGGCTTGTCGTCTGTCACCAGCACTCCCTTCGAACCGAGCTTCCGGTGTGGCCGGGACGCGGTGGCTACCCGCGTACCGACCACACCGCTATGTTCCACATTGGAATATTAGTCGGTGTAGCGGCGGGAGGTGAACACCCGCGGCCCGCCCGCCGCGTCGAACACCGTGGTGGTCGACGCGCCCACAATGAGCAGCGTGCGCATATCCACCTCGGCCGGGTCCAGCTCACCGAGCGCGACCACCCGCACCGACTCGGACGGCCCGCCCACATCGCGGCCCAGCACCACCGGCGTATCCGGCTTGCGATGCTCGAGCACCAGATCCCGCATGGCCGCGACCTGCCAGCGCCGCTGCGAGGACGCCGGGTTGTAGACGGCGAAGGCCATATCCGCGGCGGCGACCGCGGCGATCCGCTTGGCCACCACCTCCCACGGCTTGAGCCGATCCGACAGCGAGATCATGGCGAAGTCGTGCCCCAGCGGCGCGCCGATCCGGCTGGCCACCGCGCTCGCCGCGGTCATCCCCGGCAGCACCCGCACCGGCACCTCCCGCCACTGCGGATCGGCCGACTCCTCGATCACCGCCGCCGCCATGGCGAACACACCCGGATCCCCGGACGACACCACGACCACCCGCGCACCCTGCTTGGCCAGATCCAAAGCCATTGCGGCGCGCTCGGATTCGACCTTGTTGTCGCTGGCATGACGACGCTGCCCGGCGCGCACCGGCACGCGATTCACGTAGGTGGTGTAGCCGACGATATCGGTAGCCTCGGTGAGCGCGCGGCTCACCTCCGGCGTGGTCCAGTCGGGATCGCCCGGGCCCAGCCCGAGCACGACGACCTCGCCGACCGGGCGGGACTCGGTGGTGGCTGTCGTCGCGGCCTGTGCGGCCGGTGTCGCGTTCTCGGACAGGGGGATTCGGGTGGCCGGTTCCGGTCCGGGAACCAGCGTGATCGCGAAGTAGGGCACATCCGCGTCGGAGACGTCGGCGGCGCGCAGCACGCGCTGACGGCCGGTGCTCGCGCGCTCGACGTAGTACGCGCCATCGAGCCGGCCCGAGTCGGTCAGTGCCTGGCGCACACCGGGATAGGTGCGCCCGAGCTTCATGATGGCGGCCGCGCCGGTATCGCGCAGCCGGCGGGTCAGCTCCTCGGCGGGCAGCGTGCCGGGCAGCACGGTGAGCACCTGATCGCCTTCGACCAGTGGTGTCCCCAGCGCGGCCGAGGCGGCGCTCACCGAGGTGACGCCCGGAATGATCTCGGTCTCGAACCGATCGGCCAGCCGCCGGTGCATGTGCATGAAGGAGCTGTAGAACAGCGGATCACCCGCGGCCAGCAGCGCCACCGAGCGCCCGGCGGCCAGATGCCCGGCGAGCAGAGCCGCTGCGCTCTCATAGAATTCGTCGATCGCGCCCTGATATCCGCCGGGATGGTCGGTGGTCTCGGTGGTGACCGGGTAGACCAGATGCTCTTCGAGCTGGCCCTCGCGCATATAGGGCGCGGCGATCCCGCGTGAGATGCTGCGCCCGTGCTTGGCGCTGTGGAAGGCGATCACATCGGCTTCGCCGATCACCCGCGCCGCCTTGACGGTCACCAGTTCCGGGTCGCCGGGTCCGAGCCCGACGCCCCACAGCTTGCCGCTCATTCGACTTCGCTCGCAATCGCATTCAGTGCCGCGGCGGTGATGGCGCTGCCGCCGCGCCGCCCGTGCACGGTCAGGTATTCGACGCCGCCGTACTCGGCGAGGGCCTGCTTGGATTCGGCCGCGCCGATGAAGCCCACCGGAATCCCGAGAATGGCCGCCGGGCGCGGCGCGCCCGCGTCGAGCATGTCCAGCAGATGGAACAGCGCGGTGGGCGCATTGCCGATCGCCACCACCGCACCGTCCAGTCGGTCACGCCAAAGCTCCAGCGCCGCAGCCGATCTGGTGTTGTTCATGGATGCCGCCAGCTCGGGCACGCGCGGATCGCCGAGCAGGCACAGCACCTCGTTGCCGGCGGGCAGCCGCTTGCGGGTCACGCCCGAGGCCACCATGTTCGCGTCGCACAGAATCGGCGCACCGGCCCGCAGCGCCGCCCGGGCCTTGACCACCACATCGTCGCTGAACCCGATATCGCCCGCCAGATCCACCTGCCCGCAGGCGTGGATCATGCGCACCACCACCTGCGACACCTCCGCGGGGAAGCGCGCCAGATCCGCTTCGGCGCGAATGGTCGCGAACGAGCGCCGATAGATCTCGGCCCCGTCGGTGAGGTAGCTGGTACGCACGTCGGACATGCGCTCCACCCTATGGTTCGCCCTCGCGCGACCCGGGAGCGGGTAGTGCCGCGGGTCACCCGGACAGCGGGCGAGCCTGCCTGATCAGCGGTGTCGGCGCGTCAGGTGCGCGGCCGTTCCAGCAGCCGGGACATGACGATGCTGCTGCGGGTGCGCCCGACCCGGGCGTTCTCCCGGATCTTCTCCACGGTCGATTCGATCTCGGCCATATCGGTGGCCATGACGTGCACGAGCGCGTCGGCCTCCCCGGCAATGGTCCACACGCCGACCACCTGCGGGATGGGCTCGAGCCCCCGGCGCAGTTCGGCGGGGGAGATATTGTCCCGGTAGAAGACCTCGACATAAGCCTCGGTGCGCCAGCCGAGCGCGGCCGGGCTGACCTGTGCGGTGAAGCCGGTGATCTGCCCGCCCGCGACCATCTTGTCCACCCGGCGTTTCACCGCCGGCGCGGACAGCCCGACCACCGCGCCGATGTCCTGAAACGACGCGCGCGCGTTCTTGAGCAAATGGGCCAGAATGCGCCGATCGAGGTCGTCCACGGTCACTCCTCCGCTGGAACGCAACGAATCGCCGCGTAGATCCAAGATCGCGCAACGAATCGCTATTTTCAGCGCAACACTACGCCATTTACCTTCGTGTCAGGTCTATCCCGCTCCACCCGCGCCGATCTCCCAGGAGCCCCCAGTGACGTCCGTAGCCACGCTGCGCGCCCCGGAACCGGCCGGCGCCCGCCGCCCCACCCCGCGCCGGTTCCTGATGTGCCGACCCGACCATTTCGAGGTCAGTTACGCCATCAATCCATGGATGGACATCTCCGATCCGGTGGATCGCGATCTGGCCCTGGCGCAATGGGACACCCTGCGCGCCACCTATGAGCGCTACGGTCACCACGTCGAGGTCATCGAGGGCATCCCCGGTCTGCCGGACATGGTCTTCGCCGCCAATGGCGGTGTGGTGATCGGAGATCGAGCACTCTCGGCCCGCTTCGCCAACCCCGAGCGCGCGGCCGAAGGTCCCGCCTACCACGAATGGCTCGACGAACAGGGCTTCTCCCAGGTGCAGGCGGCACGCGAAATCAACGAGGGCGAAGGCGATTTCGCGGTAGCGGGCGATCGCATCCTGGCGGGCACCGGCTTCCGCACCTCCCGCGACGCGCACCGCGAGGCCGAGGAATTCTTCGAATTGCCGGTCGTCTCACTGGATCTCATCGACGAGCGCTTCTACCACCTGGACACCGCGCTCATGGTGCTCGGCGACACCATCGCCTACTACCCGGCCGCCTTCAGCGGCGAGAGCGCCCGCGTCCTCGCCGCCATGTACCCCGACGCCATCCTCGTCACCGAGGCGGACGCGGAAGTCCTGGGCCTCAACGGCGTCTGCGACGGCTACCACGTCTTCCTCAGCGACCGCGCCACCACTCTCCCGGGCCAGTTGCGCGAACGCGGCTACGAGCCCATCGGCGTCGACCTGTCCGAGCTGCTGAAGTCCGGCGGCAGCGTGAAGTGTTGCACCATGGAATTCCACAGGAGTGCAACGGAATCCACCGCCCTGGCGGGATGATCGGCCCCCGGGGCGGTGGTTCAGGCGGAGGGCGTGATGCGGTAGCCGTCGGTGGTGGCGATGACGTCGGTTACCGCACCGCGTGGGCGGCCGCAACGGCGGTCGCAGCCGGACCAGTGCTGGCGTCCGGCGGCCACGATCTCGTCGGCGTCGAGGCCGTCCATCGCGGATTGTGCTGTGCCGGTGGGGATTACGCGCCCGGATTCGACGGCCGAGGCCACGTCGGCGCGCACATCGGTGAGTGATTTGGCGCAGCCGGGCAGGCCGGCGCAGGCACTGACCTGCAGCCAGGGTGAGTTCGCGTCGAAGATCAGGCCCATGGGGGCGAGTACCCGCACCACCTGTTCGGCGGTCCATTCGTCCATGTCGGTGAGAACGACACTGCGCCACGGGGTGACGAACAAGGGGCGTTCGACGGCGGCGAGGAATTCGGCGACGCGGGCGGGCAGCGAGCCGAGCCGTACACCCGCGCCCAGGGCGACCAGGTCGTCGGCCTGGTTCAGCCAGCCGATCGGAATGTCTTGGCGTGCGGGCAATTCCAGTGGTTCGCCGCTGGTGTCGAGACCGGTGCGGGTGCTCAGCAGATGGTCGGTGAGGCGTGCCTGCCCGTCCGGCACCTCGTGCAGCCGCCACTGCTCGCCGCGCAGATCGAGGAAGCCGTGCGCGGCCGCGAGCATGAGATCGACGGCCTCGGCGGCCGGCACCCGCACCCCGGAATCACCTCCGGCGAGCACCAGCGCATAGGTGTTCTCGTCCACCGCGTGGACGCCGATATCCCCGTGCAGCGCGCTCACATCGCCGCGACCGTCATCGAGGGTGAACAGCACCCGCCCGGGCAGATCCGCCAGCCGCGCCGCCGCCCGCAATCCCTCGTCGAGCGCGGGCACCAGCCCCCGCACATCGGTCCAGCCGCCGACCCGCCCCGACAACGGCGACGCCACGATATTGCGCACCCGCTCGTGCGAGGCGCTCGGCAGCAGCCCGGCGGCGGTCAATCGCCCGCCCAGCGCAACCGCATCGCTGACCTGCCGCAATTGCACATTCCCGCGTGAGGTGAGCTCGATATTGCCGTCGCCCAGATCCTGCGCGGCTGCCGCCAGCGCCTGCAACTGTGCGGGCGTGAGCGCCCCACCGGGAACCCGGATGCGCGCGAGCGGCCCATCAGCGGCTTCGTGCACGCGCAGCACGCCGGGGCAGGAATCAGCCTCATTTCGGACGGTCATAGTCCTGTAAGCCTACGACCCACCCTCAAAAACTCGAGCCCAGTAACGGGGGCCGGGGGCAGAGCCCCCGATTCCGGGGGTCCGGGGGCGGAGCCCCTGGGAAAAATCCGGGGGCGGGGCCCCTGGGAAAAATACAGCCCCCGGCTCC contains:
- a CDS encoding GNAT family N-acetyltransferase, with the protein product MTSTRLGYLVREARAADMPGARSVMLDTFYRVFGYGYMPEHHDDVIHPAAAYLGNPRQRLWIAEHEGEVVATTAIRARGPRHPPHPQWLVDRYPDATTAQLFRVYVRPEHQRQGLASELVRHAIEFVRCAADFDRLYLHTDTRTPGALEFWQTFGAIVHDGRGPETVYQTVHLEIPL
- a CDS encoding PadR family transcriptional regulator, with amino-acid sequence MVTDDKPRRPLNSTAASLLGFLHQGDMSGWDLVALAQDRIGDFWTITQSQVYRELATMHQHGLVEKGETGARDRTPYRITEDGRDAFAEWIARDPGAETIRVPLLLTLSFGEFVERDRLDRIIAANRGIHEQRLAGYLSGHDEQRMSPFERATLDFGIRYERAVLEWFDRLPELLSESSRLS
- a CDS encoding precorrin-2 C(20)-methyltransferase, with protein sequence MSGKLWGVGLGPGDPELVTVKAARVIGEADVIAFHSAKHGRSISRGIAAPYMREGQLEEHLVYPVTTETTDHPGGYQGAIDEFYESAAALLAGHLAAGRSVALLAAGDPLFYSSFMHMHRRLADRFETEIIPGVTSVSAASAALGTPLVEGDQVLTVLPGTLPAEELTRRLRDTGAAAIMKLGRTYPGVRQALTDSGRLDGAYYVERASTGRQRVLRAADVSDADVPYFAITLVPGPEPATRIPLSENATPAAQAATTATTESRPVGEVVVLGLGPGDPDWTTPEVSRALTEATDIVGYTTYVNRVPVRAGQRRHASDNKVESERAAMALDLAKQGARVVVVSSGDPGVFAMAAAVIEESADPQWREVPVRVLPGMTAASAVASRIGAPLGHDFAMISLSDRLKPWEVVAKRIAAVAAADMAFAVYNPASSQRRWQVAAMRDLVLEHRKPDTPVVLGRDVGGPSESVRVVALGELDPAEVDMRTLLIVGASTTTVFDAAGGPRVFTSRRYTD
- a CDS encoding precorrin-8X methylmutase; the encoded protein is MSDVRTSYLTDGAEIYRRSFATIRAEADLARFPAEVSQVVVRMIHACGQVDLAGDIGFSDDVVVKARAALRAGAPILCDANMVASGVTRKRLPAGNEVLCLLGDPRVPELAASMNNTRSAAALELWRDRLDGAVVAIGNAPTALFHLLDMLDAGAPRPAAILGIPVGFIGAAESKQALAEYGGVEYLTVHGRRGGSAITAAALNAIASEVE
- a CDS encoding Lrp/AsnC family transcriptional regulator, whose translation is MDDLDRRILAHLLKNARASFQDIGAVVGLSAPAVKRRVDKMVAGGQITGFTAQVSPAALGWRTEAYVEVFYRDNISPAELRRGLEPIPQVVGVWTIAGEADALVHVMATDMAEIESTVEKIRENARVGRTRSSIVMSRLLERPRT
- the ddaH gene encoding dimethylargininase translates to MTSVATLRAPEPAGARRPTPRRFLMCRPDHFEVSYAINPWMDISDPVDRDLALAQWDTLRATYERYGHHVEVIEGIPGLPDMVFAANGGVVIGDRALSARFANPERAAEGPAYHEWLDEQGFSQVQAAREINEGEGDFAVAGDRILAGTGFRTSRDAHREAEEFFELPVVSLDLIDERFYHLDTALMVLGDTIAYYPAAFSGESARVLAAMYPDAILVTEADAEVLGLNGVCDGYHVFLSDRATTLPGQLRERGYEPIGVDLSELLKSGGSVKCCTMEFHRSATESTALAG
- the cobG gene encoding precorrin-3B synthase, which encodes MTVRNEADSCPGVLRVHEAADGPLARIRVPGGALTPAQLQALAAAAQDLGDGNIELTSRGNVQLRQVSDAVALGGRLTAAGLLPSASHERVRNIVASPLSGRVGGWTDVRGLVPALDEGLRAAARLADLPGRVLFTLDDGRGDVSALHGDIGVHAVDENTYALVLAGGDSGVRVPAAEAVDLMLAAAHGFLDLRGEQWRLHEVPDGQARLTDHLLSTRTGLDTSGEPLELPARQDIPIGWLNQADDLVALGAGVRLGSLPARVAEFLAAVERPLFVTPWRSVVLTDMDEWTAEQVVRVLAPMGLIFDANSPWLQVSACAGLPGCAKSLTDVRADVASAVESGRVIPTGTAQSAMDGLDADEIVAAGRQHWSGCDRRCGRPRGAVTDVIATTDGYRITPSA